The proteins below come from a single Ruegeria sp. SCSIO 43209 genomic window:
- a CDS encoding DNA-3-methyladenine glycosylase I encodes MRHFEKIYQISADRHGGPAELESKLSKPKPIAELVAMSDDRWLSLITKTVFQAGFNWKVIESKWDGFETAFDGFDIGRCAFMDDEKFDALLQDTRIVRNGTKIATVRDNAAFLLELRAEGGVGQILGGWPSQDYVGLLQMLAKRGSRLGGASAQYAMRFAGRDSFILSQDVTARLIAEGVIDKPATSKKAMAAVQAAFNTWMGQSGRSLTEISRVLAMSL; translated from the coding sequence ATGCGTCACTTTGAAAAGATCTACCAGATATCGGCTGATCGCCACGGCGGCCCCGCCGAACTGGAAAGCAAGCTAAGCAAGCCTAAACCAATCGCCGAATTGGTGGCGATGTCAGATGATCGCTGGTTATCGCTTATTACGAAAACCGTGTTCCAGGCAGGGTTTAACTGGAAAGTGATCGAATCGAAGTGGGACGGATTCGAAACGGCATTTGACGGCTTCGACATTGGACGCTGCGCATTCATGGATGACGAGAAATTCGACGCACTGCTGCAGGACACCCGCATTGTCCGCAACGGAACCAAGATTGCCACAGTGCGCGACAATGCCGCGTTTCTGCTGGAACTCCGCGCGGAAGGTGGCGTCGGGCAAATTCTGGGCGGGTGGCCATCACAGGATTATGTCGGCTTGCTACAGATGCTCGCCAAGCGCGGATCGCGGCTTGGCGGTGCTTCGGCGCAGTATGCTATGCGATTTGCCGGTCGGGACAGCTTTATTCTGTCCCAAGATGTAACAGCTCGTCTGATCGCTGAGGGCGTTATCGACAAACCTGCAACCTCCAAAAAAGCAATGGCCGCGGTGCAGGCCGCGTTCAATACATGGATGGGACAATCCGGGCGATCGCTGACGGAAATCAGCCGGGTTCTGGCGATGAGCCTTTGA
- a CDS encoding cytochrome c: protein MIRSILGAGALTVLTMIPQASSAQDVETGAELYQHYCATCHGLDATGHGPMAGVLVIQPTNLRTLADANGVFPTARVVARIDGREPLVSHGSPMPVYGPYFEGNDTAIKTPEGQPILTSKPIVDLVAYLKTLQVN from the coding sequence ATGATCCGATCAATACTTGGCGCGGGCGCGCTGACAGTACTTACCATGATACCACAGGCCTCTTCAGCTCAGGACGTGGAAACCGGGGCCGAGCTGTATCAGCACTATTGCGCTACCTGTCATGGGCTGGATGCAACGGGGCATGGGCCAATGGCCGGGGTGCTGGTGATCCAGCCGACAAACCTGAGAACGCTGGCCGATGCAAATGGTGTATTTCCGACAGCGCGCGTCGTGGCGCGGATTGACGGGCGCGAACCGTTGGTCAGCCATGGCAGCCCGATGCCGGTTTATGGCCCCTATTTCGAAGGTAACGACACCGCGATCAAAACGCCGGAAGGGCAGCCAATCCTGACCAGCAAGCCAATCGTGGATCTAGTGGCTTACCTGAAGACCCTGCAAGTAAACTAA
- a CDS encoding DMT family transporter produces the protein MTQYAAIMLAAGIGVPILAALNAALGRLIGSPNAAAVVLFAIAFVASALALLVLGGSDAFAKLTQAPKHLLLGGVLIAFYVLSITHVAPHFGVGNAVFFVLLGQLISTAAIDHFGLFGAQVTPLTLMRAGGITVMAIGVAITQLA, from the coding sequence ATGACACAATACGCAGCCATCATGCTGGCCGCCGGAATCGGCGTTCCCATCCTCGCCGCTCTGAATGCAGCCTTGGGCAGGTTGATCGGCTCACCCAATGCGGCCGCCGTCGTCCTGTTCGCGATCGCCTTTGTCGCTTCAGCGCTGGCGCTGTTGGTACTCGGTGGATCCGATGCCTTTGCCAAACTCACCCAAGCCCCCAAACATCTGCTGCTGGGCGGCGTATTAATCGCCTTCTATGTGCTATCAATCACCCATGTGGCCCCACATTTTGGCGTGGGCAATGCGGTGTTTTTCGTCTTGCTCGGCCAGTTGATCAGCACAGCTGCGATTGACCATTTCGGTCTGTTCGGCGCTCAGGTTACGCCGCTGACATTAATGCGGGCCGGAGGCATTACGGTGATGGCAATCGGGGTCGCAATCACTCAGCTGGCCTGA